The following proteins are encoded in a genomic region of bacterium BMS3Abin08:
- the pta gene encoding phosphate acetyltransferase, giving the protein MKRLYIGSMERFSGKSLFCLGISFVLKEIGLKAGYIKPIGREPVQYRGKTVDADALFFKDLLSLEEPPEVLSPFVASLDALNRTLSGRIRGVDKRIIKAIKSITGVDILLIAGTTNIFEGSVYGINGLNITEATGAKALLVESWRQEETIDGIFAARQIMGESFLGVVFNRVRVEEMDFVKRRVSPYLKRHGIEVLGTIPYDRVLGAVTVKKLVEILGGRVLCAEDHVNELVENFSIGAMDVTNALRYFRKTPNKAVITGAHRSDIQIAALETSTKCVILTGGLLPNDIIIGKAKLKGIPVISVKDDTFTIIDRIERVMGKFRIREKGKIEQAVRVVRDNVDIKKILNGF; this is encoded by the coding sequence ATGAAGAGACTGTATATCGGCTCAATGGAGCGTTTTTCAGGCAAATCCCTCTTCTGCCTTGGCATTTCCTTTGTACTTAAAGAGATCGGCCTGAAGGCGGGATACATCAAGCCCATAGGAAGGGAGCCTGTTCAATACAGGGGTAAGACTGTTGATGCTGATGCCCTCTTTTTCAAGGATCTCCTTTCCCTTGAAGAACCGCCCGAGGTCCTGTCCCCCTTTGTGGCTTCCCTTGATGCCCTGAACAGGACGCTTTCCGGCCGGATCAGGGGGGTGGACAAGAGGATCATCAAGGCAATTAAGTCGATAACCGGGGTGGACATCCTGTTGATTGCCGGTACTACCAATATATTTGAGGGCTCGGTCTACGGGATAAACGGCTTAAATATAACAGAGGCCACAGGGGCGAAGGCATTACTCGTCGAGTCATGGAGACAGGAAGAAACTATAGACGGTATCTTTGCCGCCAGGCAGATAATGGGCGAGAGTTTCCTCGGGGTGGTATTTAACAGGGTTAGGGTTGAGGAGATGGACTTTGTAAAGAGGCGTGTAAGCCCGTATCTCAAACGTCATGGTATAGAGGTCCTTGGGACAATACCCTACGACAGGGTGCTGGGTGCCGTAACAGTAAAAAAACTCGTTGAGATCCTCGGCGGCAGGGTCCTCTGTGCGGAAGACCATGTGAATGAACTCGTGGAGAACTTCTCCATAGGAGCTATGGATGTAACCAATGCCCTTCGCTACTTCAGAAAGACCCCCAACAAGGCGGTTATCACCGGTGCCCATCGTTCGGATATCCAGATTGCAGCCCTTGAGACATCAACTAAGTGTGTGATCCTCACAGGAGGTCTCCTGCCAAATGACATAATCATCGGTAAGGCGAAACTCAAGGGCATACCGGTCATATCGGTTAAGGATGATACGTTTACCATTATCGACAGGATAGAGAGGGTTATGGGTAAGTTCAGGATAAGGGAAAAGGGTAAAATCGAGCAGGCGGTGAGGGTCGTGAGGGACAATGTCGATATAAAGAAGATACTGAACGGATTTTGA
- the gatA gene encoding glutamyl-tRNA(Gln) amidotransferase subunit A, protein MFSIREAILELFRLGISDALDLLRRGEITPGDLLNALFKRIDAVDKDVRAFITLTRDEAYDRLGALDTPHGKGTWEPVAGIPLAVKDNMCTKGIRTTCSSRILENFIPPYESTATGKLLQSGYILLGKTNLDEFAMGSSTENSGFFVTRNPWDLDRVPGGSSGGSATAVAADECLAALGSDTGGSIRQPAAFCGVVGLKPTYGRVSRYGLVAFASSLDQIGPLTKTVSDAAVVLNIISGHDGKDSTSAEIPVPDFRESLTRDVKGLKIGVPDEYFIEGLDPEVEKAVRDAIGELERLGAEIRNVSLPHTGYAVATYYILATSEASSNLARYDGVKYGFRSDAEDLMDMYRETRARGFGSEVKRRIMLGTYALSSGYYDAYYRKAQQVRTLIVRDFEEAFKLVDLIATPTTPTPAFRIGEKTSDPLQMYLNDIFTISVNLAGVPAISVPCGFNSDGLPIGLQLIGRHFDEVTTLRAAHAYESETDWHKRRPEL, encoded by the coding sequence ATGTTTTCCATCAGGGAGGCCATATTGGAACTTTTCAGACTTGGTATTTCAGATGCGCTGGATCTCCTTCGGAGAGGTGAAATCACACCGGGGGATCTGCTGAATGCATTATTTAAAAGGATCGACGCCGTAGACAAGGATGTCCGGGCCTTTATCACCCTTACCAGGGACGAGGCATATGACCGCCTCGGGGCATTGGACACGCCCCACGGTAAGGGAACATGGGAACCTGTTGCGGGCATCCCCCTTGCCGTCAAGGACAATATGTGCACCAAGGGGATAAGGACCACCTGTTCCTCAAGGATACTCGAAAACTTCATCCCGCCCTACGAAAGCACAGCCACCGGCAAGCTGCTTCAGAGCGGCTACATCCTTCTCGGGAAGACAAATCTCGATGAATTCGCCATGGGCTCCTCCACTGAAAATTCCGGTTTCTTTGTAACCCGCAATCCCTGGGACCTTGACCGGGTACCGGGTGGTTCAAGCGGTGGATCAGCAACGGCAGTTGCTGCGGATGAGTGCCTTGCAGCGCTGGGCTCAGACACGGGGGGATCAATACGCCAGCCCGCAGCATTCTGCGGTGTTGTGGGCCTGAAACCCACATATGGAAGGGTTTCACGTTACGGACTCGTTGCCTTTGCTTCATCCCTCGACCAGATAGGACCCCTTACAAAGACCGTCTCGGATGCTGCGGTCGTTCTGAATATTATATCAGGACATGACGGAAAGGACAGCACATCTGCAGAGATTCCCGTTCCTGATTTCAGGGAATCACTCACCCGGGATGTAAAGGGTCTGAAGATCGGGGTCCCCGACGAATACTTCATTGAGGGTCTCGATCCGGAGGTTGAAAAGGCTGTTCGTGATGCCATCGGGGAGCTGGAAAGGCTCGGTGCCGAAATCAGAAACGTCTCCCTTCCACACACCGGATATGCAGTGGCAACCTACTACATTCTTGCCACATCAGAGGCAAGTTCCAACCTTGCAAGGTATGACGGGGTAAAATACGGTTTCAGGTCCGACGCCGAAGACCTGATGGACATGTACCGCGAGACCAGGGCACGGGGATTCGGTTCGGAGGTTAAGCGGCGTATCATGCTTGGGACCTATGCCCTGTCGTCGGGGTATTACGATGCCTATTACAGAAAGGCGCAGCAGGTCAGAACACTCATTGTCAGGGACTTTGAAGAGGCATTCAAACTGGTTGATCTCATTGCTACACCAACCACTCCCACACCTGCCTTCAGGATCGGGGAGAAAACCTCGGATCCCCTCCAGATGTATCTGAACGACATATTCACAATCTCTGTAAACCTCGCCGGAGTTCCGGCAATATCCGTCCCCTGCGGCTTTAACAGTGACGGACTGCCTATAGGGCTGCAGTTGATAGGAAGGCACTTTGATGAGGTTACGACCCTCCGGGCCGCACATGCCTATGAGAGCGAAACAGACTGGCACAAAAGGAGACCAGAGCTATGA
- the gatB gene encoding aspartyl/glutamyl-tRNA(Asn/Gln) amidotransferase subunit B, whose protein sequence is MSTGVTDTGTGHGLEVVIGIEIHAQLLTATKIFCGCSTAFGRDPNTQTCPVCIGMPGVLPVLNRRAVEFAIKTGLAMNCSISPYSRFARKNYFYPDLPKGYQISQYELPICEHGHVDITADGVRRRIGITRVHLEEDAGKNIHRKDGSYVDLNRAGVPLLEIVTEPDIRTPKEAAIFMRKLRTILRYLSICDGNMEQGSMRCDANVSMRPVGSTGLGTKTEIKNINSFRFVEKALEYEIKRQTRIISEGGSILQETRLWNPDTGTTHSMRVKEEAHDYRYFPEPDLVPVVVEKSLIEDTVKTLPELPDEKKSRYIEEFGLPEYDAEVLTEERSIAEWFERAVGLGGKPKTVSNWMMTELLCLMNEKGQEIDGIKITPEMLIKMLSLIDDGTISGKIAKTVFTEMFNSGKDPETIVGEKGLTQITDTSELEREVEEILEAYPREVERFRNGETRLQGFFVGQVMKATRGKANPKMVNDILRKKLS, encoded by the coding sequence ATGAGTACAGGGGTAACGGACACAGGCACGGGACATGGTCTTGAGGTGGTAATCGGCATCGAGATCCATGCACAACTCCTTACGGCAACCAAGATATTCTGCGGTTGCTCAACCGCCTTTGGCCGGGACCCGAACACACAGACATGCCCTGTCTGTATCGGGATGCCGGGCGTGCTTCCTGTACTGAACAGGCGGGCGGTAGAGTTTGCAATAAAGACGGGGCTTGCAATGAACTGCAGCATCTCCCCCTACAGCAGGTTTGCAAGAAAGAACTATTTCTATCCTGACCTGCCCAAGGGATACCAGATCAGCCAGTATGAACTGCCCATCTGTGAACACGGTCATGTCGACATCACCGCTGATGGAGTACGGAGGAGGATCGGGATAACCAGGGTTCATTTGGAAGAGGATGCAGGAAAGAATATTCACCGGAAAGACGGGAGTTATGTTGATCTGAACCGCGCCGGTGTCCCCCTCCTTGAGATAGTTACCGAACCTGACATAAGGACGCCGAAAGAGGCTGCAATCTTCATGAGAAAACTACGGACGATTCTCCGTTATCTCTCTATATGCGACGGAAACATGGAGCAGGGCTCCATGAGATGTGATGCAAATGTCTCAATGAGGCCTGTTGGCTCAACCGGGCTTGGCACAAAGACCGAGATAAAGAATATCAACTCCTTCAGGTTCGTTGAAAAGGCCCTCGAATACGAGATAAAGCGGCAGACAAGGATAATAAGTGAAGGCGGCTCAATTCTCCAGGAAACAAGACTGTGGAATCCGGACACCGGTACCACACACTCCATGCGGGTAAAGGAAGAGGCACATGATTATCGATACTTCCCCGAGCCGGACCTCGTCCCCGTTGTTGTTGAAAAAAGCTTGATAGAGGATACCGTAAAAACGCTTCCCGAGCTGCCCGATGAAAAGAAGTCACGTTACATCGAGGAATTTGGCCTTCCCGAATATGATGCCGAGGTGCTTACCGAGGAAAGGTCCATTGCAGAGTGGTTTGAACGTGCCGTAGGACTTGGCGGCAAACCCAAAACCGTAAGCAACTGGATGATGACGGAACTCCTGTGCCTGATGAATGAAAAGGGGCAGGAGATCGACGGGATAAAGATAACCCCGGAGATGCTCATAAAGATGCTTTCCCTGATTGACGACGGAACGATCAGCGGAAAAATCGCAAAGACCGTCTTTACGGAAATGTTCAACTCCGGCAAGGATCCGGAAACCATCGTCGGTGAAAAGGGGCTCACACAGATAACCGACACTTCGGAACTCGAGCGAGAGGTGGAGGAAATCCTCGAGGCATACCCGAGAGAGGTCGAACGTTTCAGAAATGGTGAAACAAGACTTCAGGGATTTTTCGTCGGGCAGGTTATGAAGGCAACCAGGGGCAAGGCAAACCCAAAGATGGTCAACGATATTCTCAGAAAAAAACTGTCCTGA
- a CDS encoding succinyl-CoA synthetase subunit beta has product MGAASVKGGIEILKSAGVSNYPYPEDAINAYKNLYRFSNWRKRKEQHVAVFDLDREGIRSVLEGAVKGGRLSLGEDEAREVLSRAGFPFPERAFARDGLEASKKAGAIGFPVVMKISSPDILHKTDVGGVKLGINSPDEAEQAFLDITSTVRRRMPGALIQGVNIYEMTEGGREVIIGVTHDSTFGHMLMFGLGGIYVEILKDVSFRVVPVTETDVREMIHEIRTYSLLKGARGERPVDIEAIVDALLRLNWLVMKFPEINELDINPLVVMTEGAVALDARIIIQHPEDKD; this is encoded by the coding sequence ATGGGCGCTGCAAGCGTAAAGGGTGGTATAGAGATACTGAAGTCTGCCGGGGTGTCGAACTACCCCTATCCCGAGGATGCAATAAATGCCTACAAGAACCTCTATCGTTTCTCTAACTGGAGAAAGAGGAAGGAACAGCATGTTGCGGTTTTTGATCTTGACAGAGAAGGGATAAGGAGTGTGTTGGAGGGTGCGGTAAAGGGAGGGAGGTTAAGCCTTGGAGAGGATGAGGCAAGGGAGGTACTGAGCAGGGCGGGCTTTCCGTTCCCGGAGCGGGCCTTTGCCAGAGACGGCCTTGAGGCTTCAAAGAAGGCCGGGGCCATAGGATTCCCGGTGGTCATGAAGATCTCATCACCTGATATACTGCATAAGACCGACGTGGGCGGAGTCAAACTGGGCATAAACAGTCCTGATGAGGCGGAGCAGGCATTTCTCGATATAACCTCCACTGTAAGGAGGCGGATGCCGGGGGCATTGATACAGGGAGTGAATATCTATGAGATGACGGAGGGAGGCAGGGAGGTCATCATCGGTGTCACCCATGACAGTACCTTTGGCCATATGTTGATGTTCGGGCTTGGCGGCATTTACGTGGAGATACTGAAGGATGTGTCATTCAGGGTCGTTCCGGTAACCGAGACGGATGTGAGGGAGATGATTCATGAGATAAGGACATACAGCCTTTTGAAGGGCGCAAGGGGTGAAAGGCCGGTTGATATAGAGGCCATTGTGGATGCCCTGTTGAGGCTTAACTGGCTTGTTATGAAGTTCCCGGAGATAAATGAGCTGGATATCAACCCCCTTGTGGTGATGACTGAAGGGGCGGTTGCCCTTGATGCAAGGATTATAATCCAGCACCCTGAGGATAAGGATTGA